The following coding sequences are from one Fibrobacter sp. window:
- a CDS encoding UvrD-helicase domain-containing protein: MDAESILKGLNGDQRMAVLHDHKQNGALLILAGAGSGKTSVLTKRIQYRIMSGVQPEKILALTFTAKAAAEMRERVEALFPKAGVRLCTFHSLALFMLKQKIGERFAYEILGFNKIPTPKETDQREFLRELARRKIPAAKLNREELFSEDLPGAIKKKISPLQKNVILSGNVVFEDLIYLAIRLLETCEKAREYFQSLWAEILVDEYQDINPSQYRLVKNILGNRKDLFVVGDDDQAIYGFRGADIGNIRRFQADFKDSTLIRLEWNYRSVPNVLHLANDIFVNKPVTLRKVLRAGNPKGSGGNRIFTENRKPEVWVSDNPIEEIEKIKTAIHSLRENYGLQWKNFAILVRYNRLRQYFEEALRECELPIAGDPMAGDEVLEDGIHIETVHASKGLQYAVVFYAGLAEGFTPGKCEGNRKQRKAQMDEERRLYYVGVTRAESYLVLLYCKQRYWKGKLLKLKPSRFLPRYPKQPRWTMPVILFRIYVVIVVLGYMLAHILALPFILVAYGKNFNTWLEGKIQKFSRFCMNVLRVDLEIKDQAILSKVDWSRPVFVMGNHNSYADIPVMFLSIERIVGFIAKASLRFIPFLNFWMHKIGCIFINRKKGGGGALIREAMASGRAPRLCLFPEGTRGKSEALSPFKSGGFRLALEAHAIVLPVVIRGTSAVWERRKNTGRCKVSVQILEPIDAGEIEKRQGDNDPRKELMPLVRSRMEAAL, translated from the coding sequence ATGGATGCCGAAAGCATCTTGAAAGGTCTGAACGGCGACCAGCGTATGGCCGTCTTGCACGACCATAAACAAAACGGAGCTCTCCTGATTCTTGCAGGAGCGGGCTCGGGCAAAACTTCTGTACTGACCAAGCGGATCCAGTACCGCATCATGAGCGGGGTACAGCCCGAAAAGATTCTGGCCCTTACCTTCACCGCCAAGGCCGCCGCCGAAATGCGGGAGCGGGTAGAAGCACTTTTCCCGAAGGCAGGGGTACGGCTCTGCACCTTCCATTCCCTCGCGCTGTTCATGCTCAAGCAGAAAATCGGAGAGCGATTTGCCTACGAGATTCTCGGGTTCAACAAGATTCCCACTCCCAAGGAAACGGACCAGCGGGAATTCTTGCGGGAACTGGCAAGGCGGAAGATTCCTGCCGCCAAGTTGAACCGGGAGGAACTTTTTTCGGAAGACTTGCCGGGCGCCATCAAGAAAAAAATTTCACCCCTGCAGAAAAACGTTATTTTGTCTGGAAACGTGGTTTTCGAAGACCTGATTTACCTCGCCATCAGGCTGCTTGAAACCTGCGAAAAGGCAAGAGAATACTTTCAGTCCCTGTGGGCCGAAATCCTGGTAGATGAATACCAGGACATCAACCCTTCCCAGTACAGGCTGGTCAAGAACATTCTCGGAAACCGCAAGGACCTGTTCGTGGTAGGCGACGACGACCAGGCCATCTACGGCTTCCGCGGAGCGGACATCGGGAACATCCGGCGTTTCCAGGCGGACTTCAAGGACAGTACCCTCATCCGTCTGGAATGGAACTACCGCTCCGTACCGAACGTGCTGCATTTGGCCAACGATATTTTTGTGAACAAGCCCGTAACATTACGGAAGGTTCTCCGGGCAGGGAACCCCAAGGGCTCCGGTGGCAACAGGATTTTCACCGAAAACCGCAAGCCCGAAGTCTGGGTATCGGACAACCCCATCGAAGAAATCGAAAAGATAAAGACCGCCATTCATTCCCTGCGCGAAAACTACGGACTCCAATGGAAAAACTTCGCCATTCTGGTGCGGTACAACCGGCTTCGGCAATACTTCGAAGAGGCCCTGCGGGAATGCGAGCTGCCCATCGCCGGCGACCCCATGGCAGGCGACGAAGTGCTAGAAGACGGCATCCATATCGAGACGGTGCACGCCTCCAAGGGCCTCCAGTACGCCGTAGTCTTTTACGCGGGACTTGCCGAAGGATTCACGCCGGGCAAGTGCGAAGGTAACCGAAAACAGCGCAAGGCACAGATGGACGAAGAAAGGCGGCTGTATTACGTTGGGGTGACCCGTGCCGAGTCTTACCTGGTTTTGCTATATTGCAAGCAGAGGTATTGGAAAGGGAAACTGCTAAAACTGAAACCATCCAGGTTCCTGCCCCGCTACCCCAAGCAACCCCGATGGACTATGCCTGTTATCTTGTTTAGAATATACGTGGTAATTGTAGTGCTTGGCTATATGCTTGCGCATATTCTCGCGCTGCCCTTTATCTTGGTTGCCTACGGAAAAAATTTCAACACCTGGCTCGAAGGAAAAATCCAGAAGTTCTCCCGATTCTGCATGAACGTGCTGCGGGTTGACCTGGAAATAAAAGACCAGGCGATACTTTCCAAGGTGGACTGGAGCCGCCCCGTGTTTGTCATGGGAAACCACAATTCCTACGCCGACATTCCCGTGATGTTTCTTTCCATCGAACGCATTGTAGGGTTCATCGCCAAGGCTTCGCTCAGGTTCATCCCATTCCTCAATTTCTGGATGCACAAGATCGGCTGCATTTTTATCAACCGCAAAAAAGGTGGCGGCGGAGCGCTGATTCGCGAAGCCATGGCCTCTGGTCGGGCACCACGGCTCTGTCTGTTCCCCGAAGGCACTCGCGGAAAAAGTGAAGCACTCTCGCCCTTTAAGAGCGGCGGTTTCAGGCTTGCGCTAGAGGCACATGCTATCGTGCTCCCTGTGGTTATCCGCGGAACATCTGCCGTGTGGGAACGCCGCAAGAATACCGGGCGCTGCAAGGTGAGCGTACAGATTCTAGAACCCATCGATGCAGGCGAAATCGAAAAACGCCAGGGTGACAACGACCCGAGAAAGGAACTGATGCCCCTGGTCCGTTCCCGCATGGAGGCCGCCCTGTGA
- the murI gene encoding glutamate racemase, which translates to MIGVFDSGFGGLTILQDLRKALPEYDFLYLGDNARAPYGSRSFETIFRYTLQCVRELFNRGCPLVILACNTASARALRSIQQQVLPVEFPDKRVLGIIRPTTEEIGKFSRTGHIGIFATAGTVSSNSYQIEISHFFPELKVTQHACPMWVPLVENGEMNTEGSRFFVKKEVDTLLKKDPEIDTVLLACTHYPLLEKEIREALPAGVRLVIQGQIVADKTVDYLNRHSEMDARLSRSGKTRFLTTDTAKFFEKGANLFGMKDISAEALTL; encoded by the coding sequence GTGATAGGCGTCTTCGATTCCGGATTTGGCGGGCTCACGATTTTGCAGGACTTGCGCAAGGCCCTGCCCGAATACGACTTCTTGTACCTGGGCGACAACGCCCGGGCGCCTTACGGGAGCAGGAGTTTCGAGACCATCTTCCGCTACACCCTCCAGTGCGTGCGGGAACTTTTCAACAGGGGCTGCCCCCTGGTGATTCTCGCCTGCAATACGGCATCGGCCCGGGCGCTCCGGAGCATCCAACAGCAGGTGTTGCCCGTAGAGTTTCCGGACAAGCGGGTGCTGGGTATCATCAGGCCCACTACCGAAGAAATCGGCAAGTTCAGCCGCACAGGACACATCGGCATCTTCGCTACCGCAGGTACGGTCTCGTCCAACAGCTACCAGATAGAAATCAGCCATTTCTTTCCGGAACTGAAGGTCACCCAGCACGCCTGCCCCATGTGGGTTCCCCTGGTAGAAAACGGCGAGATGAATACGGAAGGCTCCCGCTTTTTCGTCAAGAAAGAAGTGGACACCCTGCTGAAAAAAGACCCCGAAATAGACACCGTCCTTTTGGCCTGTACCCATTATCCCCTGCTGGAAAAGGAAATCCGGGAGGCACTCCCAGCAGGAGTGCGCCTGGTCATCCAGGGCCAGATTGTGGCGGACAAGACCGTCGACTACCTGAACCGCCACTCCGAGATGGATGCCCGGCTTTCGCGGTCCGGCAAGACCCGCTTTTTGACTACGGACACCGCCAAATTCTTCGAAAAAGGGGCTAATCTGTTCGGAATGAAGGATATTTCGGCAGAAGCCCTCACCCTCTAG
- a CDS encoding M6 family metalloprotease domain-containing protein — MRIFSTTMLMLLMASYCLAVPADEGTFPLKQPDGSVLEARFVGDEKFHVLQTEDGYFLKEDLLGYYTYINNEGEPSGIYARNSNERSDSDVEFLASLDQSRIYGLLLKKNPPMEPMDYRVPDFAYREVMRMPSYNPKVTQGDVRGIVILVQFQDVKFKSADPKSQFTDYMNKEGYNEYYNLGSIRDYFVKNSMGLFRPTFDVYGPVTISRNRNDYGTTSSGNDGRNYEGARSALIEALDSLKKKESIDYSKYDNDGDGEIDFTYMFYAGVGANNSGVVGAIWPHAWYIGNSVNKRSGKNMGNDIYANRYACSNEIDGYAYKKDNSTDILGGIGTFAHEFSHVLGLPDMYDLKGNNPRKTPKKWDVMDNGNYNCPYNSYGTQNCAPPFYSAFERMSLGWMNPTELYAVGQVKLDKIDGNNAYSITNPNNPDEMFLLEYRTQKDWDVGQPNSGMLIWHIDYVASVWKEKTVNNNGDHMHVDIEEAVPETDKYARASDAFPGSGKVTDFDQFIFWSGSDMEISLSEITEATDKEYITFVVNMSVSSSETVSSSSVEEISSSSEMESSSSTVASSSSAPRSSSSMSSSSAAPTAIAFNNGLLQVQAHGPKTIRIFSPHGKLLYETIVYEKGNLFAVPRQFKNSKNIITISQNGKALFTGVLATIPR, encoded by the coding sequence GTGAGAATTTTTTCGACAACAATGCTTATGCTGCTGATGGCAAGCTACTGCCTGGCTGTCCCGGCAGACGAGGGAACATTCCCCCTGAAACAACCCGACGGCAGCGTGCTGGAAGCCCGCTTTGTTGGCGACGAAAAATTCCATGTGTTGCAGACCGAAGACGGTTACTTTTTGAAAGAAGACCTTCTCGGGTATTACACCTACATCAACAACGAAGGCGAACCTTCTGGAATATACGCCCGCAACTCGAATGAACGCAGCGATTCCGATGTAGAATTTTTGGCAAGTCTTGACCAATCCCGCATCTACGGCTTGCTGCTCAAAAAAAATCCCCCTATGGAACCTATGGACTACCGGGTGCCGGATTTCGCCTATCGCGAAGTGATGCGCATGCCCAGCTATAATCCCAAAGTTACGCAAGGCGACGTTCGCGGCATAGTAATCCTCGTACAATTTCAAGATGTCAAGTTCAAGAGTGCCGACCCCAAGTCCCAATTTACGGACTACATGAACAAGGAAGGGTACAACGAATATTACAACCTCGGAAGTATTCGCGATTATTTCGTCAAGAATTCCATGGGTCTTTTCCGCCCCACCTTCGACGTCTATGGGCCCGTGACCATTTCTCGGAATAGAAACGACTACGGAACGACATCCAGCGGTAACGACGGCAGAAACTACGAGGGGGCACGCTCCGCACTAATAGAGGCGCTAGATTCCTTGAAAAAAAAGGAGAGCATTGACTATTCCAAATACGACAACGATGGCGATGGAGAAATCGATTTTACCTATATGTTCTATGCAGGAGTGGGCGCCAACAATTCCGGCGTAGTGGGCGCTATCTGGCCCCACGCCTGGTACATCGGCAATTCTGTGAACAAACGATCTGGAAAGAATATGGGGAACGACATTTACGCCAACCGCTACGCCTGTTCCAACGAAATTGACGGATACGCCTACAAAAAGGACAATTCCACGGATATCCTGGGCGGGATAGGAACTTTCGCTCACGAGTTCAGCCATGTTCTCGGGTTGCCTGACATGTACGATTTAAAGGGAAACAATCCTCGCAAGACGCCTAAAAAGTGGGACGTGATGGACAACGGCAATTACAACTGCCCTTACAATTCATACGGAACACAAAACTGCGCACCGCCTTTTTATTCTGCCTTCGAGCGGATGTCCCTGGGGTGGATGAACCCTACGGAACTCTATGCCGTAGGCCAAGTAAAGCTTGATAAAATCGACGGTAACAACGCCTATAGCATTACTAACCCGAATAACCCCGATGAAATGTTCCTGCTAGAATACAGGACGCAAAAAGACTGGGACGTAGGGCAACCCAATTCGGGAATGTTGATATGGCATATTGACTATGTGGCATCTGTCTGGAAAGAAAAAACGGTCAACAACAACGGCGATCACATGCACGTGGATATCGAAGAAGCCGTTCCCGAAACGGACAAGTACGCAAGAGCCAGCGACGCTTTCCCCGGATCAGGAAAAGTGACGGACTTTGACCAATTTATATTCTGGAGCGGTTCAGATATGGAAATCTCCCTGTCGGAAATCACCGAAGCTACCGACAAGGAGTACATTACCTTCGTCGTGAATATGTCCGTCTCGTCTTCCGAAACGGTGTCGTCCAGCTCCGTCGAAGAAATATCGTCCAGCTCCGAGATGGAATCCTCGTCTTCGACGGTAGCAAGCTCTTCAAGCGCTCCTCGCTCAAGCTCGAGCATGTCTAGCTCCAGCGCAGCTCCAACCGCTATAGCCTTTAACAACGGGCTGTTGCAAGTCCAGGCTCACGGGCCAAAGACCATCCGGATATTCTCTCCTCACGGAAAACTGTTGTACGAAACCATCGTTTACGAAAAAGGGAACCTATTCGCAGTACCTCGCCAGTTCAAGAACTCGAAAAACATCATCACCATTTCGCAAAACGGGAAAGCCCTGTTTACTGGCGTCCTGGCGACTATCCCTAGATAA
- a CDS encoding family 43 glycosylhydrolase, with translation MNCRLNFFALSVCAFAAQSFAADWYAKDNLQPGHDPSMVRFEDGYALMSTNNNLQLWTSEDAYNWQNHRSTVSAIPQWAFTYAPKTEGIWAPDIFYMNGEFRVYYCVSEFGVRNSAIGYTATTSIVPGTTGYGWKDHGHVFHTKEGTDKYNAIDADVVRDTEGNYWMAFGSFGLGIQLIKLDATTGYQASDDKTVYNIARRTSSASGGAEEGPSLIEHNGQYFLFTAWDKCCMQGPDIEQTTYKTAYGRADKVTGPYVDRAGYTMANGGGTILLERYGRYVGPGGGEAFQDLNRVRFVHHYYDLNGDKYNHIHIRDVVFTDDNWAEMGQPFLGRYLSAEVEHGALTRAVSSDLVISSSSTASNGEYLAYVNTEGSKILLPMNIMQAGDYLLRYRYANGGDAAATHKVTVNGKSQTVTLPPTGSWGTFPEKSVMMVPAKLKRGGNFIELEPLPNGNFAELDRIDFLRIIRDTIPANGFDNGIRVRLTADDEFAIKDGGYAIFENVVLDSITSTEVAIEVKSLTGGKLSIRDGKKDGTVLSECELVAANAKSVANGWTTVYCSDLKSLGGVKDFYLTASGISGEAIVKNIVLASSPGTNVCNQEPCGDPISSSSKIPKVSLNSHHSVLLDNGVYTVHFNKPGNYEVFAINSIGQVMARRSTNGVADIQFNRLPKGKYFFKVNTQ, from the coding sequence ATGAATTGCAGATTAAACTTTTTCGCCTTATCAGTTTGCGCTTTCGCGGCACAGTCTTTTGCCGCTGACTGGTATGCGAAAGATAATTTGCAACCTGGTCACGACCCGAGCATGGTACGGTTCGAGGACGGCTACGCCCTCATGAGCACGAATAACAATCTGCAACTGTGGACCTCGGAAGATGCCTACAACTGGCAGAACCACCGCTCCACCGTGAGTGCCATTCCGCAGTGGGCCTTCACCTACGCGCCCAAGACCGAGGGCATCTGGGCTCCGGATATTTTCTACATGAACGGCGAATTTCGCGTTTACTATTGCGTGTCGGAATTCGGCGTGCGCAATTCGGCCATCGGCTATACCGCAACGACCTCAATTGTGCCGGGAACAACGGGCTACGGCTGGAAAGACCACGGCCATGTTTTCCATACCAAAGAAGGAACGGACAAATACAACGCAATTGACGCCGACGTGGTGCGTGACACCGAAGGCAATTACTGGATGGCGTTCGGTTCGTTCGGGCTCGGCATCCAGCTAATCAAGCTTGACGCAACTACGGGCTACCAAGCGAGTGACGACAAGACCGTCTACAACATTGCGCGCCGTACGAGCAGCGCGAGCGGTGGAGCCGAAGAAGGCCCGAGCCTGATTGAGCATAACGGTCAGTACTTCCTGTTTACCGCATGGGACAAGTGCTGCATGCAGGGCCCGGATATCGAGCAGACTACCTACAAGACGGCTTACGGCCGCGCCGACAAGGTGACTGGTCCGTATGTTGACCGCGCCGGTTATACCATGGCGAACGGCGGCGGCACAATTCTGTTGGAGCGTTACGGGCGCTATGTGGGGCCAGGTGGCGGCGAGGCTTTCCAGGACCTGAACCGCGTGCGCTTTGTGCACCATTATTACGATTTGAATGGCGACAAGTACAACCATATTCACATTCGTGACGTCGTGTTTACCGACGATAACTGGGCAGAGATGGGACAGCCCTTTCTCGGCCGTTATTTGAGTGCCGAAGTCGAACACGGCGCGCTGACCCGCGCAGTGTCGAGCGACCTTGTGATTTCTTCGAGCAGTACTGCGTCGAACGGGGAATACCTCGCTTACGTGAATACCGAAGGTTCCAAGATTCTCCTGCCCATGAACATTATGCAGGCGGGAGATTACCTGCTGCGTTACCGCTACGCCAACGGAGGCGATGCGGCCGCGACGCACAAGGTGACGGTGAATGGCAAGTCACAGACGGTAACGCTCCCGCCCACAGGTTCCTGGGGCACATTCCCCGAAAAGTCTGTGATGATGGTGCCCGCGAAACTCAAGCGGGGCGGTAACTTCATCGAACTTGAACCATTGCCTAACGGAAATTTTGCGGAACTGGACCGCATCGACTTCTTGCGCATTATCCGCGATACGATTCCCGCGAACGGCTTTGACAACGGCATCCGCGTGCGTTTGACTGCTGACGACGAGTTCGCCATCAAGGACGGCGGCTACGCGATTTTCGAGAACGTGGTGTTGGATTCCATTACGAGCACGGAAGTGGCTATCGAGGTGAAGAGCCTTACGGGCGGCAAACTCAGCATTCGCGACGGCAAAAAGGACGGGACCGTTCTTTCGGAATGCGAACTGGTGGCAGCCAATGCAAAGTCGGTGGCTAACGGTTGGACAACGGTGTACTGCTCGGACCTCAAAAGCCTCGGTGGCGTGAAGGACTTTTACCTGACGGCGTCCGGCATCTCGGGCGAAGCGATTGTCAAGAACATCGTACTTGCAAGTTCGCCGGGGACGAATGTTTGCAATCAGGAACCGTGCGGCGACCCGATTTCCAGTTCCAGCAAAATTCCAAAGGTTTCGCTCAACAGCCATCACTCCGTTTTATTAGATAATGGCGTCTATACGGTTCACTTCAACAAACCAGGAAACTATGAAGTCTTCGCGATCAATTCAATTGGACAAGTGATGGCTCGCCGTAGTACAAATGGTGTTGCCGACATTCAATTTAATAGACTTCCGAAAGGGAAATATTTTTTTAAGGTAAATACGCAGTAA
- a CDS encoding phosphatase PAP2 family protein codes for MIFRLDKIALRWMVVLAFACATGSAAVEADSVTTSVTVDTAQKLSPFDHLGHNMLLSAFGWPLGFHMLGGALTYKFSMENNDLMVARFAARQDQLTYGIAFTPGMMMGTFFPILVPGYMYFISDNRALNNTGAVAVQATAVAFLYNNILKAISAREHPDAELNSGERSRDFKWGFFRRGVFYGWPSGHSMTNAAMAMSIASYNRDKPLVVAGCALYAGYIATSMVLGAKGEAHWFSDAVAGTLMGASIGWYIGSVFYKEKAGEKQTPPKVTIAPLFYSDTKGAVLSVRI; via the coding sequence TTGATTTTTCGTCTAGACAAAATAGCGCTTCGTTGGATGGTGGTTTTGGCTTTTGCTTGTGCCACGGGTTCCGCTGCTGTCGAAGCAGATTCCGTAACAACCTCGGTGACTGTCGATACCGCGCAAAAGCTTTCCCCGTTCGATCACTTGGGCCATAACATGTTGCTGAGTGCGTTCGGCTGGCCGCTCGGGTTCCACATGCTCGGTGGAGCGCTTACGTACAAGTTCTCGATGGAAAATAACGACTTGATGGTGGCGCGTTTTGCAGCCCGTCAGGACCAGCTCACGTACGGCATCGCGTTCACTCCCGGCATGATGATGGGGACGTTCTTCCCGATACTCGTCCCCGGCTACATGTACTTTATCAGCGACAACCGCGCGCTGAACAACACCGGTGCCGTCGCCGTGCAGGCCACCGCCGTGGCGTTCCTCTACAACAATATTCTCAAGGCGATTTCGGCACGCGAGCACCCTGACGCAGAACTCAACAGCGGCGAGCGTTCCCGCGATTTCAAGTGGGGGTTCTTCAGGCGCGGAGTCTTTTACGGCTGGCCCTCGGGGCATTCCATGACCAACGCGGCCATGGCCATGAGCATCGCAAGCTACAACCGCGACAAGCCCCTCGTCGTGGCGGGCTGCGCCCTGTATGCGGGCTACATCGCGACAAGCATGGTGCTCGGCGCAAAAGGGGAGGCCCATTGGTTCTCCGACGCCGTCGCAGGAACTTTGATGGGAGCCTCCATCGGCTGGTACATCGGCAGCGTGTTCTACAAGGAAAAAGCCGGCGAAAAGCAGACCCCGCCCAAGGTCACCATCGCCCCGCTATTCTACAGCGACACCAAAGGCGCCGTGCTCAGCGTGAGAATATAA
- a CDS encoding protein-ADP-ribose hydrolase, translating into MNQAERRLFLIKYLLAESPRYSGTTIPADAEGQKILLRSLMNVREAAPASDEFYRIQDEYLQESIRDRGITDIADIESVGRRFSAGAPDLFGDSLFLWHGDITTLRVDAIVNAANSGMTGCWQPCHSCIDNCIHTFAGVRLRSACDALMKRQGHPEPTGQAKITPAYNLPCKYVLHTVGPIVGYGLTERDCELLESCYRNCLEVAARNGVESIAFCCISTGVFRFPPERAAQIAVDTVLEWKRRTQNPMKVVFNVFSEKDEAIYAWIFEKING; encoded by the coding sequence ATGAACCAAGCAGAGCGCAGACTATTCCTGATAAAGTATCTATTGGCGGAAAGTCCCAGGTACAGCGGCACGACCATCCCCGCGGACGCCGAAGGACAGAAAATCCTGCTACGTTCCTTGATGAACGTGCGGGAGGCCGCCCCCGCAAGCGATGAATTCTACAGGATTCAGGACGAATACCTGCAGGAATCCATCCGTGACCGCGGAATAACGGACATTGCGGACATCGAAAGTGTTGGCAGGCGGTTCAGTGCGGGTGCGCCAGACTTGTTTGGCGATTCCTTGTTCCTGTGGCACGGCGACATCACCACCCTCAGGGTGGATGCAATCGTGAATGCGGCAAACAGCGGCATGACGGGTTGCTGGCAGCCTTGCCACAGCTGTATCGACAACTGCATCCACACTTTCGCGGGAGTTCGTCTCCGTAGCGCTTGCGACGCCCTGATGAAACGGCAAGGGCACCCCGAACCTACGGGACAGGCGAAAATCACGCCGGCCTACAACCTGCCCTGCAAATACGTGCTGCACACGGTGGGGCCAATCGTGGGCTACGGCCTTACGGAACGGGACTGCGAGTTGCTGGAATCGTGCTACAGGAACTGCCTCGAAGTTGCGGCCCGGAACGGTGTTGAATCTATTGCCTTCTGCTGTATTTCTACAGGTGTATTCCGTTTCCCGCCGGAACGTGCCGCCCAAATCGCGGTGGATACGGTGCTGGAATGGAAACGCCGTACGCAAAACCCCATGAAGGTTGTCTTCAACGTTTTCAGCGAAAAGGACGAGGCTATCTATGCGTGGATTTTTGAAAAAATCAACGGATGA
- a CDS encoding Bcr/CflA family efflux MFS transporter has translation MSGKQKFTFLMLLLGLLSAFGPFVTDLYLPALPSLADYFAASPSMAQLSLTMSMLGLSVGQLFVGPLSDKYGRKKLLLVCLLLFVCGTVACIVAPNIVTFNVFRLLQGMAASGGIVIARSISADSYRGPVLTKFLAMVSAVNGVAPIVAPVLGGFLLNFMSWKGTFAVLLLYGALLLFMSGKFQESLPVKRRSKKSVLASFSLYTKVFKNRTYVLYFLVCTFPMIILFGYIASSPFIYQKIYGLSPVGFSLCFALNALFTAFGCALSGKVGSERRALKIAGAGMLVFAIAVAAALLTHALLPLVQVAFMGLTFMFGMSQPPANALALNAERANAGTAAAAIGASGFLMGGIVSPLVGMGDIATSVLIVLVVGAVLTLVSVLASGSLCAKGIVSHSK, from the coding sequence ATGAGCGGAAAACAGAAATTCACTTTCCTTATGCTGTTACTTGGCTTGCTTTCGGCATTTGGCCCCTTCGTGACAGACCTTTACTTACCGGCCCTTCCGAGCCTTGCCGATTACTTTGCGGCAAGCCCCTCGATGGCGCAACTGAGCCTCACCATGAGCATGCTGGGGCTTTCGGTGGGGCAGCTCTTTGTAGGCCCACTGAGTGACAAGTACGGCCGCAAAAAGTTGTTGCTAGTTTGTCTGTTGCTTTTTGTTTGCGGGACTGTCGCCTGCATTGTCGCACCGAACATCGTAACCTTCAACGTGTTTCGTTTGTTGCAGGGCATGGCGGCATCCGGCGGTATCGTGATTGCTCGTTCCATTTCGGCGGATTCCTACCGCGGCCCGGTGCTCACCAAGTTCCTTGCCATGGTGAGCGCGGTGAACGGAGTCGCCCCGATTGTAGCCCCCGTGCTGGGTGGTTTCTTGCTGAATTTCATGAGCTGGAAAGGGACTTTCGCGGTGTTGCTCCTGTATGGTGCTCTGCTGCTCTTTATGTCAGGAAAATTTCAGGAATCGCTCCCGGTAAAGCGCCGCAGCAAAAAATCCGTCTTGGCAAGCTTTAGCTTGTATACAAAAGTGTTCAAGAACCGCACCTACGTTTTGTATTTTCTAGTATGCACATTCCCAATGATTATTTTGTTCGGGTATATCGCCTCTTCGCCGTTCATTTACCAGAAAATCTATGGACTTTCGCCTGTAGGCTTCAGTCTCTGCTTTGCGCTGAACGCGTTGTTTACGGCGTTCGGTTGTGCGTTGTCGGGTAAAGTCGGCAGCGAACGCAGGGCTCTTAAAATCGCGGGCGCGGGGATGCTCGTTTTCGCGATTGCCGTCGCTGCCGCCCTCTTGACACACGCTTTACTCCCGCTTGTGCAGGTTGCCTTCATGGGGCTTACGTTCATGTTCGGCATGAGTCAACCCCCCGCAAATGCATTGGCATTGAATGCGGAACGCGCAAATGCAGGCACCGCTGCAGCGGCCATCGGGGCATCGGGCTTCTTGATGGGCGGAATCGTCTCTCCGCTGGTCGGCATGGGGGACATTGCCACGAGCGTTTTGATTGTCCTTGTTGTGGGTGCCGTTTTGACGCTTGTTTCGGTTCTCGCCAGCGGTTCACTATGCGCAAAAGGCATAGTGAGTCATAGCAAATAA
- a CDS encoding MmcQ/YjbR family DNA-binding protein, with the protein MTGIEEQFNGKKLLVKKLIPFGFTKEGSNYALVREILGGQFRLEIRVGRGKKVSVKVFDNDSGEEYLLFSVLSVQGSLVGRIRKEVSAITDKFISECFETQIFKRKSANDLIGYAEQKYGDKPEYLWERFPQFAAIRKHENKKWYCLLGTVEKSKVGLKGDEIIEVANFKIVPKELPGLLKKPGYLPAYHMNKKSWVTVILDGTVPLTEIKKLLDKSYTLA; encoded by the coding sequence GTGACAGGCATCGAAGAACAATTCAACGGCAAGAAACTCCTTGTCAAGAAACTCATTCCTTTCGGGTTCACGAAGGAAGGGTCTAACTATGCGCTCGTCCGCGAAATACTTGGCGGACAGTTCCGTCTTGAAATCAGAGTGGGACGGGGCAAGAAAGTTTCAGTCAAGGTGTTCGATAACGATTCCGGCGAAGAATACCTACTGTTTTCGGTGCTTTCCGTGCAGGGGTCCCTCGTGGGTCGCATCCGCAAAGAAGTTTCTGCCATTACGGATAAATTTATTAGCGAATGCTTCGAAACGCAGATTTTCAAAAGGAAATCAGCGAACGACCTGATTGGCTACGCGGAGCAAAAATACGGAGACAAGCCCGAATATCTGTGGGAACGGTTTCCGCAATTCGCCGCCATCCGCAAGCACGAAAACAAGAAATGGTATTGCCTATTGGGGACTGTCGAAAAATCAAAAGTTGGCCTCAAGGGCGACGAGATTATCGAAGTGGCGAACTTCAAGATAGTCCCGAAGGAATTGCCGGGACTCCTGAAAAAGCCCGGCTACCTCCCCGCATACCACATGAACAAGAAAAGCTGGGTAACGGTCATCCTTGACGGAACGGTGCCGCTAACCGAAATCAAGAAATTGCTGGATAAAAGCTATACGCTGGCGTGA